A genomic window from Enterobacteriaceae endosymbiont of Macroplea appendiculata includes:
- the recD gene encoding exodeoxyribonuclease V subunit alpha: protein MYRFLKLLNQSKLFQEIDLQFANILISHTQPELMFAVSYLSKFIRDGHICLPISQLNPKKIFHDNKTLLNKINKFFSNNINWEKKLLSYTYIVSDGKGIQITPFILENKCFYMYRIWKLENNIINHFLNNKYCVQYITQIKNHLNNIFYDIDNMQQKIAIITALMHRISIITGSPGTGKTTIIAKIILSFIKIKKNIIINVIAFTGKAANRITESLNMFFSLLPISVITPEEAKQIPHSATTIHNFFKINIYKKTTIFNQQNQLNTQLLIVDEASMIDLHLMSIILDSLPKNSSLVLLGDEYQLSPINTGYLLQDICYFKKFNITKAYNHFLTTILITIKTSKNNTTCYIRNCINTLTKNYRYKHSSGIHKLALSIKKKRIKDIQDIFLTNKYLDVQYININNIETYNNMIQNHIIYFKQYFCYIKHYNDIQNIDNYFHNLKNYQILCAIKNSLFGTSIINNKLDNIFSKQEHSLYYMKSMWYPGKPIIITKNNHLLNLFNGDIGITIWNKKKKKLEIIFQLPYHKYKFININELPEHEISYAITIHKAQGSEFNHVALILPNKFTSILNRELIYTAITRAKKKIYIFSPYNIFFQTLQQKIKRYSNIRKKLLLHSIKNL, encoded by the coding sequence ATGTATCGTTTCTTAAAATTATTAAATCAAAGTAAATTATTTCAAGAAATTGATTTACAATTTGCAAATATTTTAATAAGTCATACACAACCAGAATTAATGTTTGCTGTATCGTATTTAAGTAAATTTATACGAGATGGTCATATATGTTTACCAATATCACAATTAAACCCAAAAAAAATTTTTCATGATAATAAAACTTTATTAAATAAAATTAATAAATTTTTTTCTAACAATATTAATTGGGAAAAAAAATTATTATCATATACATATATTGTTAGTGATGGTAAAGGAATACAAATCACACCTTTCATCTTAGAAAATAAATGTTTTTATATGTATAGAATATGGAAATTAGAAAATAATATTATTAATCATTTTTTAAACAATAAATATTGTGTGCAATACATTACACAAATTAAAAATCATCTGAATAATATATTTTATGATATTGATAATATGCAGCAAAAAATAGCTATTATAACAGCTTTAATGCATAGAATTAGTATTATTACAGGTTCCCCGGGTACAGGTAAAACTACCATTATAGCAAAAATTATTTTGTCTTTTATAAAAATTAAAAAAAATATTATAATCAATGTTATTGCCTTTACAGGTAAAGCTGCTAATAGAATAACAGAATCATTAAATATGTTTTTTAGTTTATTACCCATATCAGTTATAACTCCAGAAGAAGCTAAACAAATACCACATAGTGCTACAACCATACATAATTTTTTTAAAATTAATATATATAAAAAAACCACTATATTTAATCAACAAAATCAATTAAATACACAATTATTAATTGTTGATGAAGCATCTATGATTGATTTACATTTAATGTCGATTATTTTAGATAGCCTACCTAAAAATAGTTCTTTAGTTTTGTTAGGAGATGAATATCAGTTGTCTCCAATAAATACTGGTTATTTATTACAGGATATATGTTATTTTAAAAAATTTAATATAACTAAAGCTTATAATCATTTTTTAACAACTATATTGATTACTATAAAGACTAGCAAAAATAATACAACATGTTATATTCGTAATTGTATTAATACATTAACAAAAAATTATCGTTATAAACATTCTTCAGGTATACACAAATTAGCTCTATCTATTAAAAAAAAACGTATAAAAGATATACAAGATATTTTTTTAACTAATAAATATCTTGACGTCCAATATATTAATATCAATAACATTGAAACATATAATAATATGATTCAAAATCATATTATATATTTTAAACAATATTTTTGTTATATTAAACACTATAATGACATACAAAATATTGATAATTATTTTCATAATTTAAAAAATTATCAGATTTTATGTGCTATTAAAAATAGTTTATTCGGAACTAGTATAATTAATAATAAATTAGATAATATATTTTCTAAACAAGAACATAGTTTATATTATATGAAATCAATGTGGTATCCAGGAAAACCTATCATCATTACTAAAAATAATCATTTATTAAATTTATTTAATGGTGATATAGGTATAACGATATGGAATAAAAAAAAAAAAAAACTTGAAATAATATTTCAATTACCATATCATAAATATAAATTTATTAATATTAATGAGTTACCTGAGCACGAAATATCTTATGCAATTACTATACACAAAGCACAAGGATCAGAATTTAATCATGTTGCATTAATTTTACCAAATAAATTTACTTCTATATTAAATAGAGAATTAATTTATACTGCTATAACTAGAGCTAAAAAAAAAATATATATTTTTAGTCCTTACAATATCTTTTTTCAAACATTGCAACAAAAGATAAAACGTTATTCTAATATTAGGAAAAAATTGTTATTGCATAGTATTAAAAATTTATAG
- the trmD gene encoding tRNA (guanosine(37)-N1)-methyltransferase TrmD — protein MWIGIISLFPKMFDAIKNYGITRQGIKKKLLQLDFCNPRDYVNNKYKIDAPIYGGGGIILKPEPLMKAIKEIKKKTKSKNIKVIYLSPQGKNINIKYIKTLLKYDFILICGRYKGIDERVIQYFIDEEISIGDYILSGGELPAMIVIDAVSRLIPGVLNNIASNKTDSFYNNGLLDCPHYTRPAIITNYSHVPDILLSGNHKKINDWKLQNSLGYTWLKRPDLLNKKKLNEKEKHLLKIFKKNFFNIK, from the coding sequence ATGTGGATAGGTATAATAAGTTTATTTCCTAAAATGTTTGATGCTATTAAAAATTATGGTATTACCAGACAAGGAATAAAAAAAAAATTATTACAATTAGATTTTTGTAATCCTAGAGATTATGTAAATAATAAATATAAAATAGATGCACCAATATATGGTGGAGGAGGTATAATATTAAAACCAGAACCATTAATGAAAGCTATTAAAGAAATTAAAAAAAAAACAAAAAGTAAAAACATAAAAGTAATTTATTTGTCTCCCCAAGGGAAAAACATTAATATAAAATATATAAAGACTTTATTAAAATATGACTTTATTTTAATTTGTGGACGATATAAGGGTATAGATGAACGTGTAATACAATATTTTATAGATGAAGAAATTTCTATTGGTGACTATATTTTAAGCGGCGGAGAACTACCTGCAATGATTGTTATTGATGCTGTATCTAGGTTAATACCAGGAGTATTAAATAATATTGCATCTAATAAAACAGATTCTTTTTATAATAATGGATTATTAGATTGTCCTCATTATACACGTCCAGCAATAATCACAAATTATTCTCATGTTCCAGATATATTATTATCAGGTAATCATAAAAAAATAAATGATTGGAAGCTACAAAATTCTTTAGGTTATACATGGTTGAAAAGACCTGATTTATTAAATAAAAAAAAATTAAATGAAAAAGAAAAACATCTTTTAAAGATTTTTAAAAAAAATTTTTTTAATATTAAGTAA
- the recB gene encoding exodeoxyribonuclease V subunit beta has translation MKLPILLTQEFNPYKIHLQGQYLIEASAGTGKTFTIIIVYLRLLLGLYKPKLYSIPLTVQNILVVTFTEIAACDLYKKIVHSIQILLRACINRSSKYQMINILLSEIKDLIQAQKILLQATKNIHKASIYTIHSFCQKILNFKSYDITHNVITIMNNELELYWINQAITQFWNEHIQSLPMHIVKIFFQKFQTPKNLLQSILPFFFHYKNSNIKFNIHNVNFTQQFQKNINYINIIKKTWQLYYKNILHIIHDSDINKYLYNKRSLMNWITEINIWTITNTLDNSYPIKLKKFSQKNLILHSIKYPPKHILFTKIDVFLNKIVSLKHLILFQVVKYVYNFLKIKKTKTKKISFDDLLNILLKRLNSTLGISIAQDIQKQYPVVLLDEFQDTSIEQYNIFQTIYLNNIHNSLIIYIGDPKQSIYAFRNADVFTYLRAKQKIQYCYTLQYNWRSSSTMTNSINNLFMNRSNPFLLKNIHFQPLKYAQEKYNYNLIINDKIQPGITFWFDLHEYNNMCFKQKIAYICAENIYTTLLHDNYIILNKKKRKIHITDIVIIVRNKYEAYIIQKELIKFNILSIYLSEQNNIFQNIEAKELVLLLKAIAEPYDIKSVMHILNHSLFTTSLQNFDVNNKNNFLLKIMRQFSIYKEMWQQKGILYMLKYFFLKENILKKINIICLYNEQQIKNILFIGEYIQTKFKKTTHIKILIQWITKQIIYPNSKNIVCLPKQYDENNHIRIMTIHQSKGLQFNIVWLPFIVCNFIDVMNSEVIVYHDPITYKKNIDFHKNQENIQYALQESLSENLRLLYVSITRSIFTCNIGLANIQFYQYNKYHKYIKYFNSLQYLLKNKNNDKNILYNNIKQLITNDIKIVILNYKMFIVNKISKPHILIYQYDVLEQKNNLNKFNTIKIMNFTKIKQIQYKNKIYIKPIDTFYFLQTQKKYIKKTQHNFLVGKKIGIFMHKILEKVTIKYSNIHDIIKKELFKNNIHISWHKMLTNWINNIINTPLGPQKIILKQIVKEHKQVEFEFYCTIKNNIYDIQFNDIIKKYDIISSNLSTICFPDFKGFLNGILDLVCIWQDKYYIIDYKTTWLGYNINYYNYKNIETDICRNRYDIQYQLYTLALHKYLKNNMYNYNYSKHFGAVIYLYLRGINNNMKNKHGIWLHKPSVELIQKLDLLFN, from the coding sequence ATGAAATTACCGATATTATTAACTCAAGAATTTAATCCATATAAAATACATTTACAAGGTCAATATTTAATCGAAGCATCTGCTGGAACAGGTAAAACATTTACAATTATCATTGTTTATTTAAGATTGTTATTAGGTTTATATAAACCAAAACTATATTCTATACCTTTAACTGTACAAAACATTTTAGTCGTAACTTTTACTGAAATAGCTGCTTGTGATTTATATAAAAAAATTGTTCATAGTATACAAATTTTATTACGTGCTTGCATTAATAGGTCAAGTAAGTATCAAATGATTAATATACTTTTATCAGAAATTAAAGATTTAATACAAGCTCAAAAAATTTTATTACAAGCAACTAAAAATATACATAAAGCATCTATTTATACAATTCATTCATTTTGTCAAAAAATTTTAAATTTTAAAAGTTATGATATTACACATAATGTAATTACTATTATGAATAATGAATTAGAATTATATTGGATTAATCAAGCTATTACACAATTTTGGAACGAACATATTCAGTCTTTACCCATGCATATTGTAAAAATATTTTTTCAAAAATTCCAAACACCAAAAAACTTATTACAATCTATATTACCATTTTTTTTTCATTATAAAAATTCAAATATTAAATTTAATATACATAATGTTAATTTTACTCAACAATTTCAAAAAAATATTAATTATATTAATATTATAAAAAAAACATGGCAATTATATTATAAAAATATATTACATATTATACATGATAGTGATATAAATAAATATTTATATAATAAACGTTCATTAATGAACTGGATTACAGAAATTAATATATGGACTATTACAAATACATTAGATAATAGTTACCCTATAAAATTAAAAAAATTTTCACAAAAAAACTTAATTTTACATAGTATTAAATATCCTCCGAAACATATTTTATTTACAAAAATAGATGTTTTTTTAAATAAAATAGTAAGTTTAAAACATTTAATTTTATTTCAAGTAGTAAAATATGTATATAATTTTCTCAAAATTAAAAAAACAAAAACAAAAAAAATTAGTTTTGATGATTTACTAAATATTTTGTTAAAACGTTTAAATAGTACTTTAGGCATATCAATTGCCCAAGATATTCAAAAACAATATCCTGTTGTTTTATTAGATGAATTTCAAGATACTAGTATAGAACAATATAATATTTTTCAAACAATTTATTTAAATAATATACATAATAGTTTAATAATTTATATTGGCGATCCTAAACAATCTATTTATGCATTTAGAAATGCTGATGTATTTACATATTTACGAGCTAAACAAAAAATCCAGTATTGTTATACATTACAATATAATTGGCGTTCATCAAGTACTATGACTAATAGTATTAATAATTTATTTATGAATAGATCTAATCCTTTTTTACTTAAAAACATACATTTTCAACCTCTTAAATATGCACAGGAAAAATATAATTATAATTTAATAATAAATGATAAGATACAACCAGGTATCACATTTTGGTTTGATTTACATGAATATAATAATATGTGTTTCAAACAAAAAATTGCATATATCTGTGCTGAAAATATCTATACAACTTTATTACATGATAATTATATTATTTTAAATAAAAAAAAAAGAAAAATTCATATAACTGATATTGTAATCATAGTACGTAATAAATATGAAGCATATATTATACAAAAGGAACTAATAAAATTTAATATATTATCTATATATTTATCTGAACAAAATAATATTTTTCAAAATATAGAAGCTAAAGAACTAGTTTTACTTTTAAAAGCTATTGCAGAACCATATGATATAAAATCTGTTATGCATATATTAAATCATTCCTTATTTACAACGTCATTACAAAATTTCGATGTGAATAATAAAAATAATTTTTTATTAAAAATTATGCGACAATTTTCTATATATAAAGAAATGTGGCAACAAAAAGGTATTTTATATATGTTAAAATATTTTTTTCTCAAGGAAAATATTTTAAAAAAAATTAATATTATTTGCTTATATAATGAACAACAAATTAAAAATATATTATTTATAGGGGAATATATACAAACAAAATTTAAAAAAACTACTCATATAAAAATTTTAATTCAATGGATAACAAAACAAATTATATATCCAAATTCTAAAAATATAGTATGTTTACCTAAACAATATGATGAAAATAATCATATAAGAATTATGACTATTCATCAATCTAAAGGTTTACAATTTAATATTGTATGGTTGCCTTTTATTGTTTGTAATTTTATTGATGTAATGAATTCTGAAGTTATTGTTTATCATGATCCTATTACTTATAAAAAAAACATTGATTTTCATAAAAATCAAGAAAATATTCAATATGCTTTACAAGAATCACTATCAGAAAATTTAAGATTATTGTATGTATCTATTACTAGATCTATTTTTACTTGTAATATTGGTTTAGCTAATATACAGTTTTATCAATATAATAAATATCATAAATATATAAAATATTTTAATTCTTTACAGTATTTATTAAAAAATAAAAATAATGATAAAAATATTTTATATAACAATATAAAACAATTAATCACTAATGATATTAAAATAGTTATCTTAAATTATAAGATGTTTATAGTTAATAAAATTAGTAAACCTCATATTTTAATATATCAATATGATGTTTTAGAACAAAAAAATAATTTAAATAAATTTAATACTATAAAGATCATGAATTTTACTAAAATAAAACAAATACAATATAAAAATAAAATTTATATAAAACCTATTGATACATTCTATTTTTTACAAACACAAAAAAAATATATTAAAAAAACACAACATAATTTTTTAGTAGGTAAAAAGATTGGTATATTTATGCATAAAATTTTAGAAAAAGTTACTATAAAATATAGTAATATTCATGATATTATTAAGAAAGAATTATTTAAAAATAATATTCACATTTCTTGGCATAAAATGTTAACTAATTGGATAAATAATATAATTAATACACCATTAGGACCCCAGAAAATTATATTAAAACAAATTGTAAAAGAACACAAACAAGTAGAATTTGAATTCTATTGTACAATAAAAAATAATATTTATGATATACAATTTAATGATATTATTAAAAAATATGATATTATTTCTTCAAATCTATCAACAATATGTTTTCCAGACTTTAAAGGATTTTTAAATGGTATACTGGATTTAGTATGTATATGGCAAGATAAATATTATATTATTGATTATAAAACTACCTGGTTAGGTTATAATATTAATTACTATAATTATAAAAATATAGAAACTGATATATGTAGGAATCGTTATGACATACAATATCAATTGTATACATTAGCTTTACACAAATATTTAAAAAATAACATGTATAACTATAATTATAGTAAACATTTTGGTGCTGTAATTTATTTATATCTACGAGGAATAAATAATAATATGAAAAATAAACATGGTATTTGGTTGCATAAACCATCAGTAGAACTCATCCAAAAATTAGATTTATTATTTAATTAA
- the rimM gene encoding ribosome maturation factor RimM (Essential for efficient processing of 16S rRNA), translating into MIILGKFGSFYGIKGWIKLFSYTENHDNIFLYKNIFILDQLNKKYYIKFYKYIYKKKFYITRINIVNDIVKNTSFNLVNKNILIQYKDIIIYKKPKEYYWYDIIKCTITNVDNKHLGVVTNIITTGIHDILEVKQYNHQKKIYIPFIMQQIIKKIDLFKKIIIVHW; encoded by the coding sequence ATGATAATTTTAGGTAAATTTGGATCTTTTTATGGTATTAAAGGATGGATTAAATTATTTTCTTATACAGAAAATCATGATAATATTTTTTTATATAAAAATATATTTATTTTAGATCAATTAAATAAAAAATATTACATCAAATTTTATAAATATATTTATAAAAAAAAATTCTATATTACTAGAATTAACATTGTTAATGATATTGTCAAAAATACATCTTTCAATTTAGTTAATAAAAATATTCTGATTCAATACAAAGATATTATTATATATAAAAAACCAAAAGAATATTATTGGTATGATATTATAAAATGTACAATTACTAATGTAGATAATAAACATTTAGGTGTTGTTACTAATATTATTACAACTGGTATACATGATATATTAGAAGTAAAACAATATAATCATCAAAAAAAAATATATATTCCCTTTATTATGCAACAAATAATTAAAAAAATAGATCTATTTAAAAAGATCATTATAGTTCATTGGTGA
- the rplS gene encoding 50S ribosomal protein L19, translating into MNIINEINQQYINNKKNIPAFRVGDTLVVHLWVLEGNKKRIQLFEGIVIAKSNKHINSSFTLRKMSHGIGVERVFPLYSNMIHTIHIKKLGLVRKAKLYFLRKLTGKAARIKERLI; encoded by the coding sequence ATGAATATTATTAATGAAATAAACCAACAATATATCAATAATAAAAAAAATATACCTGCTTTTAGAGTAGGAGATACATTAGTAGTACATTTATGGGTACTTGAAGGAAATAAAAAAAGAATTCAGTTATTTGAAGGTATAGTAATTGCAAAAAGTAATAAACATATCAATTCTTCTTTTACATTACGTAAAATGTCTCATGGAATTGGTGTAGAACGTGTCTTTCCTTTATATTCTAATATGATTCATACCATACATATTAAAAAACTAGGTTTAGTTAGAAAAGCAAAATTATATTTTTTACGTAAACTAACTGGGAAAGCAGCACGTATTAAAGAACGTTTAATTTAA
- a CDS encoding Nif3-like dinuclear metal center hexameric protein, with translation MNNIELENKINKKLNFTNIQDYACNGLQVEGVKHIKNIITGVSICKDLLNIAITSQVEAIIVHHGIFWKNNTFMIKGMQKNRLYALLKNNINLYSWHLPLDINPNISNNFYLSKILDINIMGNINPFVLYGCLTKHMNIHDFIQKITKKLNRIPLHFNFNAKKNIKTIAWCSGAGQKFFEEAAYFGVDVFLTGEVSEMNLHIAKEYGIHFISAGHHATEKGGIIMLGQWLQKKYKLNINFIDIDNPI, from the coding sequence ATAAATAATATTGAATTAGAAAATAAAATTAACAAAAAATTAAATTTTACAAATATACAAGATTATGCATGTAATGGGTTACAAGTAGAAGGAGTAAAACATATAAAGAACATTATTACTGGAGTAAGTATATGTAAAGATTTATTAAATATCGCTATTACATCACAAGTAGAAGCTATTATTGTTCATCATGGTATTTTTTGGAAAAATAATACTTTTATGATTAAAGGTATGCAAAAAAATAGATTATATGCGTTACTAAAAAATAATATTAATTTATATAGTTGGCATTTACCTTTAGATATTAATCCAAATATAAGTAATAATTTTTATTTATCTAAAATATTAGATATAAATATTATGGGTAATATTAATCCTTTTGTATTATACGGTTGTTTAACAAAACATATGAATATACATGATTTTATTCAAAAAATCACAAAAAAATTAAATCGTATTCCATTACATTTTAATTTTAATGCAAAAAAAAATATTAAAACTATAGCATGGTGTAGTGGTGCGGGCCAAAAATTTTTTGAAGAAGCTGCATATTTTGGTGTAGATGTTTTTCTTACAGGAGAAGTTTCGGAAATGAATTTACATATTGCAAAAGAATATGGTATACATTTTATCTCTGCAGGACATCATGCTACCGAAAAGGGAGGAATAATCATGTTAGGTCAATGGTTACAAAAAAAATATAAACTTAATATAAATTTTATTGATATAGATAATCCCATTTAA
- a CDS encoding signal recognition particle protein, which produces MFKFLSKKLYKTFSKIKNYGRLTETNIKNILDEMYQNLLEADVSLVVIQYFLKDIKKHIIGKKINNSFTPGQEFLKLVKERLTELLGSEQNNINFATKPPAVIMFTGLQGTGKTTSTIKLAYFLKKKYNKKVIVTSLDIYRPAALEQLKILAEKIKIDFYQIKQHTDIIQISKSVLQHAKIYLYDILIVDTAGRLHINNIMMEEIKNIYNILKPIENLFIVDSMLGQDAIISAKTFNNIIPITGIFLTKVDSDARGGAVLSVKYIIKKPIKFIGNGEKINQIEIFHAETMARKILGMRKELLNIDEIQKKIDSIKKQHLIKNFNTKKTLSLYDFLIQLEQIKKFGSNNIMNIFHKLNINQQQYINNPIMNIIHVKQETINNLRNIINSMTKLEQNNIDILNFSRKKRISLGAGVALNTINTILKQYYQVKILTKKIKNNNKIKSMLNNMTNFLNRKHKK; this is translated from the coding sequence ATGTTTAAGTTTTTAAGTAAAAAATTATATAAAACATTTTCTAAAATTAAAAATTATGGACGATTAACAGAAACTAATATAAAAAATATATTAGATGAAATGTATCAAAATTTATTAGAAGCTGATGTTTCTTTAGTAGTAATACAATATTTTTTAAAAGATATTAAAAAACATATTATTGGAAAAAAAATTAATAATAGTTTTACTCCTGGACAAGAATTTTTAAAATTAGTTAAAGAAAGATTAACAGAACTATTAGGATCAGAACAAAATAATATTAATTTTGCAACAAAACCACCTGCTGTTATCATGTTTACAGGATTACAAGGAACTGGGAAAACAACTAGTACAATAAAACTAGCATATTTTTTGAAAAAAAAATATAATAAAAAAGTTATAGTAACATCATTAGATATTTATAGACCTGCAGCTTTAGAACAATTAAAAATTTTAGCAGAAAAAATTAAAATTGATTTTTATCAAATAAAACAGCATACTGATATAATACAAATCAGTAAATCAGTTTTACAACATGCTAAAATTTATTTATACGATATATTAATTGTAGATACAGCTGGAAGATTACATATTAATAATATTATGATGGAAGAGATAAAAAATATATATAATATTTTGAAACCTATAGAAAATTTATTTATTGTAGATTCTATGTTAGGACAAGATGCTATTATAAGCGCAAAAACATTTAATAATATTATACCTATTACAGGAATTTTTTTAACTAAAGTAGATAGTGACGCAAGAGGCGGAGCAGTATTATCAGTAAAATATATAATTAAAAAACCAATTAAATTTATAGGTAATGGAGAAAAAATTAATCAAATAGAAATTTTTCATGCAGAAACAATGGCACGAAAAATATTAGGTATGCGTAAAGAACTTCTTAATATTGATGAAATACAAAAAAAAATAGATTCTATAAAAAAACAACATTTGATAAAAAATTTCAATACAAAAAAAACATTAAGTTTATATGACTTTTTAATACAATTAGAACAAATTAAAAAATTCGGTAGCAATAATATTATGAATATTTTTCATAAACTTAATATTAATCAACAACAATATATCAATAATCCGATTATGAATATTATTCATGTTAAACAAGAAACAATAAATAATCTTAGAAATATTATTAATTCTATGACTAAATTAGAACAAAATAATATAGACATTTTAAATTTTTCTCGTAAAAAAAGAATATCTTTAGGAGCAGGTGTTGCTTTAAATACCATTAATACAATACTTAAACAATATTATCAAGTAAAAATATTAACTAAAAAAATTAAAAATAATAATAAAATAAAAAGTATGTTAAACAATATGACTAACTTTTTAAATAGAAAACATAAAAAATAA
- the rpsP gene encoding 30S ribosomal protein S16, which yields MLKIRLSRQGVKKKPCYKIIVANSKKARDGRFIEKIGFYQPFNIQNNILINTKRIKYWVSHGAILSKKVKFLLKLK from the coding sequence ATGTTAAAAATCCGTTTATCACGACAAGGTGTTAAAAAAAAACCCTGTTATAAAATTATTGTTGCAAACAGTAAAAAAGCTAGAGATGGTCGTTTTATAGAAAAAATAGGTTTTTATCAACCTTTTAATATTCAAAATAATATATTAATAAATACAAAAAGAATAAAATATTGGGTTTCACATGGTGCCATACTTTCTAAAAAAGTAAAATTTTTATTAAAATTAAAATAA